gttccgcttacttttttttttttttgtatgcacatgtatttcgcctcacactttgggaatgaatatctcgaaactggttccatcctgaaaattcattccaagtggagaagccttgcgaactcaccggccaTAATTCGTGAatttcaatatgtgccgtaaatttaGTAATTAATTGAAAAGTTAATTGGTGAATgtgtgttaattagtcgattatgcatttcgatgtcgttttctcgtgcaagtaatgtccacctctttgagtaatccagttcaatgactagaattatgctgtctgccacgGGCGATATTTAAAATTTCTGTATggtcaaaaaaggaaaaaaaaaaaaaaaaaaacgcccggtATGTAGCCCAACCTGTACCACCGCTACAGATGTGCTTGTGGCCAGCTGTGTTCTCAGcggaattacgcagtgaaacaacGAGCGGTATACCTAGATATCCTCGCTGCAATGAATATATCAGGTGtctcacgtaacttgagccaaactttaaaaatatgcaaatgccaggcAGCTAGACAGAACccaggtaatgttgcttgccgtcgcttagagatactcagattatctttgtattctgcctaattacataattagtctaaacaattaatgaacttctcaaatattataattagattagaAGTTTCAATGAGACaattttagagcaacatgaaaaactccctatgCAGCTTTCTGTGGccgaatacgtgctacataaaagtgttttccaagcatgagagaagcccgcgaatacacgcaaaattgccgcgcgactggccgctcgaacttggcgtgtattcgcgggcttctttttcCCGAACTTATAACAAGCTGAGTTATGAGCGTTGGACGTATCGCTGCTTTATGTGCATTGCTTTTTGCGGCGCTTGGGCTCATTGGGGACTGTGTTGCGGGCACTCACATTcagtagcatttttttttatagttGGCACATTGCACAGGTGAACATACTAGCGCCGCTCCTGTGGCAGTGGAGAAGTACAGCGTGAAAATTTATAGACGATAGAAGCACTGATATTCACCTATCGTTGTCGCATTGCATGTACTTTCTTCCTCTTGTCCCTTCTTCATCTCCTCCTCTCCATTCCTCCTCTGCCGTTTTGgtgttttcttcattattttcttctCCATTTTATTTGACGCACGCGCGCGAATAACAACAAACAGTCGACAGCTATATCGGCATGTCTGCACAGCGCGAAAGACGAGGAcgtaagaaagaacacaacaCAGGCGCCTCGTCTTCCGTCCTCGTATTTCGCGCTGTATGCAGACATGTCGATATTGAATcgccaactcgcccaagcttccactTTATCAAACGACAGCTATAGCTGCGCAGTCACGTGTCCTTCGTGTTGTTCGCCCGAGGAAGCAGCGCCGTAAACAAACAACGACTCCTCGCGCGCCTTTGGTCATTCGATCTCCTGGGGGCGTGCTGTTCTGCAGGCGCTGTCAAGCATCTCGCTGTGCCTGATCCTGTGGTACGGGACGCCCGTCTGGCTTCTGCTCGGGCCCGCCTACCCGTTCTACCTTACCGCGGTCACCTGCTCGCTCATGGGCTCGGCCACCTTCCTGCTGGCGTACCTTGTCTCCAGGAACACATTCCTCGTAGCCAGGAGCACCGTGCTGGTACGGCACGTGGCACGTCCTTTCCACGCACACTGCCCGCCCTGTCATGCTGCGCTATATACAATCAGTAAAACAATACAATAAACGGGATGTTACGACCGATTCCTCGACGCATTTAGAGGTTATTTAACTTGCGAACATTCCACAATTTACGATTTCAGTCACGGACATGTTCTGGGATAACAATAAGTTGAGGATAGTTACGAAGTCGGCAACATTCTTAGGATGACGTGTGAGCGCATAAGGCGTTGGGAGGCTGGATTAACATAGAGAATTTTATTAATACCAACTTTATTATgataaagtaaataaaaaagcTCAGTCTTTCCGTATTTATTCTTgttcctcatttttttttagttccttTCTTTGTAAAAGAAGTGATGTTGCTGTCTGCCAGCCGCAAGAACTGGACGATAACACCTCTCGTTCGCGCGCGTACTGGAGGCACTGAGAGTGGCGAGAAGAATGAGAGGTTCCGAAGGGCTcgattttttcttgtttacaacCACACGGAGCCATGTTAATTTTACGTGGTTATACCTAACAAAAAAAGTTAACCTCGTGGTCCTGCTTATTCTTCTCGTTCATTTCGTAGCGAAGGTCTCGACTTTAACAGCGTTGATGCCATGAGGTAGCCATGCGGTTGAAAGGATGTTTCACACCCGCCGCCATGACaatgagtggcgctggctaacactcccatcgTTAGAtaaagtacacacacacacaacacccaAGAAATCGGACGGGGAGACATACAACCGCCTCGGCACCTTAATTATTACAGCATCGCACGCGTTATGCAGAAGGCATGAGTCCGGCTCCCACCGGCGGAAAGTTGTCTTTTCGCCTGCTTTCCCTTTTCTTATTTTTATATTTAAGTTTAACTGAACAGTTAATTTCCCATATGCCTTCCCTGGCTTCACTGTCTGTTGCCTTCATGTGGTTGTAACTAACTAACGAAGAAACGAGAATAtagagttttagaaatagcgtaCTTAACCGATGTGCCTCAAAATATAACATCAGGTACACCTTGCATGCGCAGAACCAGAACTCCACTTGACTTATTGTGTATGCCCGAACGACAGCATCCCGTAGCTTAGGGATTTTATTTCTAAAACTATTTAATATGGCCATCTGCTTCGGTGATATGGTACAAATTACAACACAGGGACTCTGCGCATTCGTATGTAATCATGGAATGTTAAGATATTTCAGCTATGACATTATGATCTTATTGCCATATAGGCGCTTGTTCTGCACTTCCTTCGCGGTTGAAAGGCTCTTGTGATATCAGCTTAGCAGACTATCAATCACTGCCATGTAGCCATTGGTTCGGTGTGGAGTGCCATACCACTGAACGAATGTGCTTGTACACAAATACCAGAATAGAGTGCACTCCCTCGGTGTCGTTTCGCACCGTTTCTCTGCGAAGTGCGAGTTTTGCAGAGCCACGTACGCAGCTCTTCGTTCAGGTGGGCTTGCGCTATATGGACGGTTTATGCAGAAACCATCAATGACTCACAGGATCAGTGATGGTGgagtgcagtggagtgattgaacttctacattgtatgtaccacttttttttcctcaccgtgttgctgtgcaaacgttgcttatatgagaaggctattttaaaccctgtatgttgtaggttagacgtattcaagagttgaggagtagccggcgccttacttgtgcgtcaacatctcctcatatcatatcaataaaaaaaactcACAGGATCTGGGCATATGCATAGTGACGAGAGAGAAGTTAATGTTACAAGAAGTGTCTAGATTATTGGGTGTTTGATGGggtgttgttgttattattatatggtatttaggagatgttgtcgcctttaattggcgcctcCTTTTCACATATATCCGGCGTACTAATCCCGAACGGGAAGGCGCCGTCCTGAGCGTACACTGATAACCGGCGCACTGTTATACGGCTATCTTTTCAGGAGACGATACAGAACGGCGTCTCGTTCCTGCTCCTGGGCGGATCGTCGGCGTTCCTGCTGGTGCAGACGTACTTCTTCCTGTGGCCAATGTACTTGCTGATCCCCTTCTTCCAGGCCTACCCCGCCATGATGGCGGCCGGGGTAGGTGCACGCTGCTCGCCTTTGCGCTTGTCACACCCTGACCATGACCTCCAATTAAGAGTGCCTCGCGGCGCGCTGTTATCGAGGCTACTACGTCGTCTGTTCTGGATCTGTTCGGCGTTTCAGGACGGTCGTTAAAACACCAGGGAAAGCTTTTATATGTGCCCGATAAAACTTCTCATGACGCATGGGATGCTTAATTGAGCTGCCCACATGCAGCTTTAATTGGCTCCCGTACAAGGTGAAGCTGGTAACATTTGTGGCGGCCGCTTGCGTTCTTTGACGAGCATCGATGTCCGTTTAtagcggagcagaaataaatcgaAGAGACTGAAATCAGCCTGAGTGCTTCCGGGACGGCTGATCGAGACTGCACTTAACAGCAAACTCGCCGCGGCTTGTTTTGTGAACGTGTGTCGTACGCAACCGTCCGAACGCAACCGTCCAAACACGTGGCTCACGCGGTTTAGCTCATTGCGTTGTATTGCATTGCAGCGTCGCTTTTCAAAAACGCTTATCCAATGGTCTGCTAATATAAGTATATACTGTTGATATCGCTATCAGAGTGACGGTCACGCTTGATTTGTGCTGCCCAATGAAAGTGCACGCGATACTTCGTGCAACTTGACGGGCGTATTCATGCTAGTTTA
The DNA window shown above is from Dermacentor silvarum isolate Dsil-2018 chromosome 1, BIME_Dsil_1.4, whole genome shotgun sequence and carries:
- the LOC119450167 gene encoding uncharacterized protein LOC119450167 isoform X2 codes for the protein MDKGRPVVTRTSTSYRTPTAIGVSDSGELFCGCLNLAVFNTRTGVYKILETALSSISLCLILWYGTPVWLLLGPAYPFYLTAVTCSLMGSATFLLAYLVSRNTFLVARSTVLETIQNGVSFLLLGGSSAFLLVQTYFFLWPMYLLIPFFQAYPAMMAAGVLGATAAAVHFLDSVLACRNLRQ